One stretch of Zingiber officinale cultivar Zhangliang chromosome 6B, Zo_v1.1, whole genome shotgun sequence DNA includes these proteins:
- the LOC121988411 gene encoding transcription factor BIM2-like isoform X2 produces the protein MEASASRSSKGFDDEDEESSEFGRREGSSHRDLTIKVDGKGSGTDDLPTSPRSKHSAMEQRRRNKINDRFQILCELIPHSDQKRDKASFLLEVIEYIQFLQEKVQKYESSFPGWNQENPKLMPWVKVYFRSFWKNAEYLQRALKYSYSQVNQIPIDGLPDPSQVIRSGSTHAFSGHFDEGDIPVTPTLIPNAQNQIESDATGGVQYMIDSATGCVPNMPAQAQSLWLGSSSPADCAASNEMLNDQDDMIIDEGTINASSNYSQSLLTTLSQALQSSGMDLSQVSISVQINLGKRSSNKRSDTAATLSNSKGPDETALTKQAVAAAPSVARNISEESSRASKRLKAARNS, from the exons ATGGAGGCTTCTGCTTCTAGATCCAGCAAAGGATTCGATGATGAGGACGAGGAGTCGTCGGAATTTGGCAGGAGGGAAGGCTCCTCGCATAGAG ATTTGACCATCAAAGTAGATGGGAAGGGAAGTGGCACCGATGACCTTCCCACTTCGCCAAGGTCAAAGCATTCTGCGATGGAACAGCGGAGAAGAAACAAAATTAATGACAG ATTTCAGATACTTTGTGAACTCATACCACATAGCGATCAAAAGAGAGATAAAGCATCATTCCTTTTGGAG GTCATTGAATACATACAGTTTTTACAAGAGAAGGTACAAAAGTATGAATCATCTTTCCCAGGATGGAATCAGGAGAATCCCAAATTAATGCCTTGG GTAAAAGTTTATTTCAGATCATTCTGGAAAAATGCAGAG TATTTGCAGCGTGCATTGAAATACTCCTACTCACAGGTTAACCAAATCCCTATAGATGGTTTACCTGATCCGTCGCAAGTTATTAGGAGTGGTTCTACTCATGCATTCTCAGGACATTTCGATGAAGGAGATATCCCTGTTACACCAACTTTGATCCCAAATGCACAGAACCAAATAGAATCAGACGCAACTGGTGGTGTACAGTACATGATTGATAGTGCTACAGGTTGTGTTC CTAACATGCCAGCTCAGGCTCAGTCACTTTGGTTAGGGTCATCCAGCCCTGCTGATTGTGCTGCCAGTAATGAGATGTTGAATGACCAAGACGACATGATAATTGATGAAGGCACAATTAATGCGTCTTCTAACTACTCTCAAAG CCTTCTGACGACTCTCTCTCAAGCATTACAAAGCTCCGGTATGGATCTATCACAAGTCAGTATCTCCGTTCAGATTAATCTTGGAAAGCGTTCATCCAACAAGCGATCTGATACGGCTGCTACATTGTCCAATTCCAAG GGTCCTGATGAGACTGCGCTAACTAAACAAGCAGTCGCTGCTGCACCCTCCGTTGCCAGAAACATCAGTGAGGAATCTTCACGAGCATCCAAGAGACTCAAAGCAGCACGCAACAGTTAG
- the LOC121988411 gene encoding transcription factor BIM2-like isoform X8, which produces MEASASRSSKGFDDEDEESSEFGRREGSSHRDLTIKVDGKGSGTDDLPTSPRSKHSAMEQRRRNKINDRFQILCELIPHSDQKRDKASFLLEVIEYIQFLQEKVQKYESSFPGWNQENPKLMPWVKVYFRSFWKNAEVNQIPIDGLPDPSQVIRSGSTHAFSGHFDEGDIPVTPTLIPNAQNQIESDATGGVQYMIDSATANMPAQAQSLWLGSSSPADCAASNEMLNDQDDMIIDEGTINASSNYSQSLLTTLSQALQSSGMDLSQVSISVQINLGKRSSNKRSDTAATLSNSKGPDETALTKQAVAAAPSVARNISEESSRASKRLKAARNS; this is translated from the exons ATGGAGGCTTCTGCTTCTAGATCCAGCAAAGGATTCGATGATGAGGACGAGGAGTCGTCGGAATTTGGCAGGAGGGAAGGCTCCTCGCATAGAG ATTTGACCATCAAAGTAGATGGGAAGGGAAGTGGCACCGATGACCTTCCCACTTCGCCAAGGTCAAAGCATTCTGCGATGGAACAGCGGAGAAGAAACAAAATTAATGACAG ATTTCAGATACTTTGTGAACTCATACCACATAGCGATCAAAAGAGAGATAAAGCATCATTCCTTTTGGAG GTCATTGAATACATACAGTTTTTACAAGAGAAGGTACAAAAGTATGAATCATCTTTCCCAGGATGGAATCAGGAGAATCCCAAATTAATGCCTTGG GTAAAAGTTTATTTCAGATCATTCTGGAAAAATGCAGAG GTTAACCAAATCCCTATAGATGGTTTACCTGATCCGTCGCAAGTTATTAGGAGTGGTTCTACTCATGCATTCTCAGGACATTTCGATGAAGGAGATATCCCTGTTACACCAACTTTGATCCCAAATGCACAGAACCAAATAGAATCAGACGCAACTGGTGGTGTACAGTACATGATTGATAGTGCTACAG CTAACATGCCAGCTCAGGCTCAGTCACTTTGGTTAGGGTCATCCAGCCCTGCTGATTGTGCTGCCAGTAATGAGATGTTGAATGACCAAGACGACATGATAATTGATGAAGGCACAATTAATGCGTCTTCTAACTACTCTCAAAG CCTTCTGACGACTCTCTCTCAAGCATTACAAAGCTCCGGTATGGATCTATCACAAGTCAGTATCTCCGTTCAGATTAATCTTGGAAAGCGTTCATCCAACAAGCGATCTGATACGGCTGCTACATTGTCCAATTCCAAG GGTCCTGATGAGACTGCGCTAACTAAACAAGCAGTCGCTGCTGCACCCTCCGTTGCCAGAAACATCAGTGAGGAATCTTCACGAGCATCCAAGAGACTCAAAGCAGCACGCAACAGTTAG
- the LOC121988411 gene encoding transcription factor BIM2-like isoform X6 yields MEASASRSSKGFDDEDEESSEFGRREGSSHRVDLTIKVDGKGSGTDDLPTSPRSKHSAMEQRRRNKINDRFQILCELIPHSDQKRDKASFLLEFLQEKVQKYESSFPGWNQENPKLMPWVKVYFRSFWKNAERALKYSYSQVNQIPIDGLPDPSQVIRSGSTHAFSGHFDEGDIPVTPTLIPNAQNQIESDATGGVQYMIDSATGCVPNMPAQAQSLWLGSSSPADCAASNEMLNDQDDMIIDEGTINASSNYSQSLLTTLSQALQSSGMDLSQVSISVQINLGKRSSNKRSDTAATLSNSKGPDETALTKQAVAAAPSVARNISEESSRASKRLKAARNS; encoded by the exons ATGGAGGCTTCTGCTTCTAGATCCAGCAAAGGATTCGATGATGAGGACGAGGAGTCGTCGGAATTTGGCAGGAGGGAAGGCTCCTCGCATAGAG TAGATTTGACCATCAAAGTAGATGGGAAGGGAAGTGGCACCGATGACCTTCCCACTTCGCCAAGGTCAAAGCATTCTGCGATGGAACAGCGGAGAAGAAACAAAATTAATGACAG ATTTCAGATACTTTGTGAACTCATACCACATAGCGATCAAAAGAGAGATAAAGCATCATTCCTTTTGGAG TTTTTACAAGAGAAGGTACAAAAGTATGAATCATCTTTCCCAGGATGGAATCAGGAGAATCCCAAATTAATGCCTTGG GTAAAAGTTTATTTCAGATCATTCTGGAAAAATGCAGAG CGTGCATTGAAATACTCCTACTCACAGGTTAACCAAATCCCTATAGATGGTTTACCTGATCCGTCGCAAGTTATTAGGAGTGGTTCTACTCATGCATTCTCAGGACATTTCGATGAAGGAGATATCCCTGTTACACCAACTTTGATCCCAAATGCACAGAACCAAATAGAATCAGACGCAACTGGTGGTGTACAGTACATGATTGATAGTGCTACAGGTTGTGTTC CTAACATGCCAGCTCAGGCTCAGTCACTTTGGTTAGGGTCATCCAGCCCTGCTGATTGTGCTGCCAGTAATGAGATGTTGAATGACCAAGACGACATGATAATTGATGAAGGCACAATTAATGCGTCTTCTAACTACTCTCAAAG CCTTCTGACGACTCTCTCTCAAGCATTACAAAGCTCCGGTATGGATCTATCACAAGTCAGTATCTCCGTTCAGATTAATCTTGGAAAGCGTTCATCCAACAAGCGATCTGATACGGCTGCTACATTGTCCAATTCCAAG GGTCCTGATGAGACTGCGCTAACTAAACAAGCAGTCGCTGCTGCACCCTCCGTTGCCAGAAACATCAGTGAGGAATCTTCACGAGCATCCAAGAGACTCAAAGCAGCACGCAACAGTTAG
- the LOC121988411 gene encoding transcription factor BIM2-like isoform X3 yields the protein MEASASRSSKGFDDEDEESSEFGRREGSSHRVDLTIKVDGKGSGTDDLPTSPRSKHSAMEQRRRNKINDRFQILCELIPHSDQKRDKASFLLEVIEYIQFLQEKVQKYESSFPGWNQENPKLMPWVKVYFRSFWKNAEYLQRALKYSYSQVNQIPIDGLPDPSQVIRSGSTHAFSGHFDEGDIPVTPTLIPNAQNQIESDATGGVQYMIDSATANMPAQAQSLWLGSSSPADCAASNEMLNDQDDMIIDEGTINASSNYSQSLLTTLSQALQSSGMDLSQVSISVQINLGKRSSNKRSDTAATLSNSKGPDETALTKQAVAAAPSVARNISEESSRASKRLKAARNS from the exons ATGGAGGCTTCTGCTTCTAGATCCAGCAAAGGATTCGATGATGAGGACGAGGAGTCGTCGGAATTTGGCAGGAGGGAAGGCTCCTCGCATAGAG TAGATTTGACCATCAAAGTAGATGGGAAGGGAAGTGGCACCGATGACCTTCCCACTTCGCCAAGGTCAAAGCATTCTGCGATGGAACAGCGGAGAAGAAACAAAATTAATGACAG ATTTCAGATACTTTGTGAACTCATACCACATAGCGATCAAAAGAGAGATAAAGCATCATTCCTTTTGGAG GTCATTGAATACATACAGTTTTTACAAGAGAAGGTACAAAAGTATGAATCATCTTTCCCAGGATGGAATCAGGAGAATCCCAAATTAATGCCTTGG GTAAAAGTTTATTTCAGATCATTCTGGAAAAATGCAGAG TATTTGCAGCGTGCATTGAAATACTCCTACTCACAGGTTAACCAAATCCCTATAGATGGTTTACCTGATCCGTCGCAAGTTATTAGGAGTGGTTCTACTCATGCATTCTCAGGACATTTCGATGAAGGAGATATCCCTGTTACACCAACTTTGATCCCAAATGCACAGAACCAAATAGAATCAGACGCAACTGGTGGTGTACAGTACATGATTGATAGTGCTACAG CTAACATGCCAGCTCAGGCTCAGTCACTTTGGTTAGGGTCATCCAGCCCTGCTGATTGTGCTGCCAGTAATGAGATGTTGAATGACCAAGACGACATGATAATTGATGAAGGCACAATTAATGCGTCTTCTAACTACTCTCAAAG CCTTCTGACGACTCTCTCTCAAGCATTACAAAGCTCCGGTATGGATCTATCACAAGTCAGTATCTCCGTTCAGATTAATCTTGGAAAGCGTTCATCCAACAAGCGATCTGATACGGCTGCTACATTGTCCAATTCCAAG GGTCCTGATGAGACTGCGCTAACTAAACAAGCAGTCGCTGCTGCACCCTCCGTTGCCAGAAACATCAGTGAGGAATCTTCACGAGCATCCAAGAGACTCAAAGCAGCACGCAACAGTTAG
- the LOC121988411 gene encoding transcription factor BIM2-like isoform X4 — translation MEASASRSSKGFDDEDEESSEFGRREGSSHRVDLTIKVDGKGSGTDDLPTSPRSKHSAMEQRRRNKINDRFQILCELIPHSDQKRDKASFLLEVIEYIQFLQEKVQKYESSFPGWNQENPKLMPWVKVYFRSFWKNAERALKYSYSQVNQIPIDGLPDPSQVIRSGSTHAFSGHFDEGDIPVTPTLIPNAQNQIESDATGGVQYMIDSATGCVPNMPAQAQSLWLGSSSPADCAASNEMLNDQDDMIIDEGTINASSNYSQSLLTTLSQALQSSGMDLSQVSISVQINLGKRSSNKRSDTAATLSNSKGPDETALTKQAVAAAPSVARNISEESSRASKRLKAARNS, via the exons ATGGAGGCTTCTGCTTCTAGATCCAGCAAAGGATTCGATGATGAGGACGAGGAGTCGTCGGAATTTGGCAGGAGGGAAGGCTCCTCGCATAGAG TAGATTTGACCATCAAAGTAGATGGGAAGGGAAGTGGCACCGATGACCTTCCCACTTCGCCAAGGTCAAAGCATTCTGCGATGGAACAGCGGAGAAGAAACAAAATTAATGACAG ATTTCAGATACTTTGTGAACTCATACCACATAGCGATCAAAAGAGAGATAAAGCATCATTCCTTTTGGAG GTCATTGAATACATACAGTTTTTACAAGAGAAGGTACAAAAGTATGAATCATCTTTCCCAGGATGGAATCAGGAGAATCCCAAATTAATGCCTTGG GTAAAAGTTTATTTCAGATCATTCTGGAAAAATGCAGAG CGTGCATTGAAATACTCCTACTCACAGGTTAACCAAATCCCTATAGATGGTTTACCTGATCCGTCGCAAGTTATTAGGAGTGGTTCTACTCATGCATTCTCAGGACATTTCGATGAAGGAGATATCCCTGTTACACCAACTTTGATCCCAAATGCACAGAACCAAATAGAATCAGACGCAACTGGTGGTGTACAGTACATGATTGATAGTGCTACAGGTTGTGTTC CTAACATGCCAGCTCAGGCTCAGTCACTTTGGTTAGGGTCATCCAGCCCTGCTGATTGTGCTGCCAGTAATGAGATGTTGAATGACCAAGACGACATGATAATTGATGAAGGCACAATTAATGCGTCTTCTAACTACTCTCAAAG CCTTCTGACGACTCTCTCTCAAGCATTACAAAGCTCCGGTATGGATCTATCACAAGTCAGTATCTCCGTTCAGATTAATCTTGGAAAGCGTTCATCCAACAAGCGATCTGATACGGCTGCTACATTGTCCAATTCCAAG GGTCCTGATGAGACTGCGCTAACTAAACAAGCAGTCGCTGCTGCACCCTCCGTTGCCAGAAACATCAGTGAGGAATCTTCACGAGCATCCAAGAGACTCAAAGCAGCACGCAACAGTTAG
- the LOC121988411 gene encoding transcription factor BIM2-like isoform X5 has protein sequence MEASASRSSKGFDDEDEESSEFGRREGSSHRVDLTIKVDGKGSGTDDLPTSPRSKHSAMEQRRRNKINDRFQILCELIPHSDQKRDKASFLLEFLQEKVQKYESSFPGWNQENPKLMPWVKVYFRSFWKNAEYLQRALKYSYSQVNQIPIDGLPDPSQVIRSGSTHAFSGHFDEGDIPVTPTLIPNAQNQIESDATGGVQYMIDSATGCVPNMPAQAQSLWLGSSSPADCAASNEMLNDQDDMIIDEGTINASSNYSQSLLTTLSQALQSSGMDLSQVSISVQINLGKRSSNKRSDTAATLSNSKGPDETALTKQAVAAAPSVARNISEESSRASKRLKAARNS, from the exons ATGGAGGCTTCTGCTTCTAGATCCAGCAAAGGATTCGATGATGAGGACGAGGAGTCGTCGGAATTTGGCAGGAGGGAAGGCTCCTCGCATAGAG TAGATTTGACCATCAAAGTAGATGGGAAGGGAAGTGGCACCGATGACCTTCCCACTTCGCCAAGGTCAAAGCATTCTGCGATGGAACAGCGGAGAAGAAACAAAATTAATGACAG ATTTCAGATACTTTGTGAACTCATACCACATAGCGATCAAAAGAGAGATAAAGCATCATTCCTTTTGGAG TTTTTACAAGAGAAGGTACAAAAGTATGAATCATCTTTCCCAGGATGGAATCAGGAGAATCCCAAATTAATGCCTTGG GTAAAAGTTTATTTCAGATCATTCTGGAAAAATGCAGAG TATTTGCAGCGTGCATTGAAATACTCCTACTCACAGGTTAACCAAATCCCTATAGATGGTTTACCTGATCCGTCGCAAGTTATTAGGAGTGGTTCTACTCATGCATTCTCAGGACATTTCGATGAAGGAGATATCCCTGTTACACCAACTTTGATCCCAAATGCACAGAACCAAATAGAATCAGACGCAACTGGTGGTGTACAGTACATGATTGATAGTGCTACAGGTTGTGTTC CTAACATGCCAGCTCAGGCTCAGTCACTTTGGTTAGGGTCATCCAGCCCTGCTGATTGTGCTGCCAGTAATGAGATGTTGAATGACCAAGACGACATGATAATTGATGAAGGCACAATTAATGCGTCTTCTAACTACTCTCAAAG CCTTCTGACGACTCTCTCTCAAGCATTACAAAGCTCCGGTATGGATCTATCACAAGTCAGTATCTCCGTTCAGATTAATCTTGGAAAGCGTTCATCCAACAAGCGATCTGATACGGCTGCTACATTGTCCAATTCCAAG GGTCCTGATGAGACTGCGCTAACTAAACAAGCAGTCGCTGCTGCACCCTCCGTTGCCAGAAACATCAGTGAGGAATCTTCACGAGCATCCAAGAGACTCAAAGCAGCACGCAACAGTTAG
- the LOC121988411 gene encoding transcription factor BIM2-like isoform X1 — protein sequence MEASASRSSKGFDDEDEESSEFGRREGSSHRVDLTIKVDGKGSGTDDLPTSPRSKHSAMEQRRRNKINDRFQILCELIPHSDQKRDKASFLLEVIEYIQFLQEKVQKYESSFPGWNQENPKLMPWVKVYFRSFWKNAEYLQRALKYSYSQVNQIPIDGLPDPSQVIRSGSTHAFSGHFDEGDIPVTPTLIPNAQNQIESDATGGVQYMIDSATGCVPNMPAQAQSLWLGSSSPADCAASNEMLNDQDDMIIDEGTINASSNYSQSLLTTLSQALQSSGMDLSQVSISVQINLGKRSSNKRSDTAATLSNSKGPDETALTKQAVAAAPSVARNISEESSRASKRLKAARNS from the exons ATGGAGGCTTCTGCTTCTAGATCCAGCAAAGGATTCGATGATGAGGACGAGGAGTCGTCGGAATTTGGCAGGAGGGAAGGCTCCTCGCATAGAG TAGATTTGACCATCAAAGTAGATGGGAAGGGAAGTGGCACCGATGACCTTCCCACTTCGCCAAGGTCAAAGCATTCTGCGATGGAACAGCGGAGAAGAAACAAAATTAATGACAG ATTTCAGATACTTTGTGAACTCATACCACATAGCGATCAAAAGAGAGATAAAGCATCATTCCTTTTGGAG GTCATTGAATACATACAGTTTTTACAAGAGAAGGTACAAAAGTATGAATCATCTTTCCCAGGATGGAATCAGGAGAATCCCAAATTAATGCCTTGG GTAAAAGTTTATTTCAGATCATTCTGGAAAAATGCAGAG TATTTGCAGCGTGCATTGAAATACTCCTACTCACAGGTTAACCAAATCCCTATAGATGGTTTACCTGATCCGTCGCAAGTTATTAGGAGTGGTTCTACTCATGCATTCTCAGGACATTTCGATGAAGGAGATATCCCTGTTACACCAACTTTGATCCCAAATGCACAGAACCAAATAGAATCAGACGCAACTGGTGGTGTACAGTACATGATTGATAGTGCTACAGGTTGTGTTC CTAACATGCCAGCTCAGGCTCAGTCACTTTGGTTAGGGTCATCCAGCCCTGCTGATTGTGCTGCCAGTAATGAGATGTTGAATGACCAAGACGACATGATAATTGATGAAGGCACAATTAATGCGTCTTCTAACTACTCTCAAAG CCTTCTGACGACTCTCTCTCAAGCATTACAAAGCTCCGGTATGGATCTATCACAAGTCAGTATCTCCGTTCAGATTAATCTTGGAAAGCGTTCATCCAACAAGCGATCTGATACGGCTGCTACATTGTCCAATTCCAAG GGTCCTGATGAGACTGCGCTAACTAAACAAGCAGTCGCTGCTGCACCCTCCGTTGCCAGAAACATCAGTGAGGAATCTTCACGAGCATCCAAGAGACTCAAAGCAGCACGCAACAGTTAG
- the LOC121988411 gene encoding transcription factor BIM2-like isoform X7, translating into MEASASRSSKGFDDEDEESSEFGRREGSSHRVDLTIKVDGKGSGTDDLPTSPRSKHSAMEQRRRNKINDRFQILCELIPHSDQKRDKASFLLEVIEYIQFLQEKVQKYESSFPGWNQENPKLMPWVKVYFRSFWKNAEVNQIPIDGLPDPSQVIRSGSTHAFSGHFDEGDIPVTPTLIPNAQNQIESDATGGVQYMIDSATGCVPNMPAQAQSLWLGSSSPADCAASNEMLNDQDDMIIDEGTINASSNYSQSLLTTLSQALQSSGMDLSQVSISVQINLGKRSSNKRSDTAATLSNSKGPDETALTKQAVAAAPSVARNISEESSRASKRLKAARNS; encoded by the exons ATGGAGGCTTCTGCTTCTAGATCCAGCAAAGGATTCGATGATGAGGACGAGGAGTCGTCGGAATTTGGCAGGAGGGAAGGCTCCTCGCATAGAG TAGATTTGACCATCAAAGTAGATGGGAAGGGAAGTGGCACCGATGACCTTCCCACTTCGCCAAGGTCAAAGCATTCTGCGATGGAACAGCGGAGAAGAAACAAAATTAATGACAG ATTTCAGATACTTTGTGAACTCATACCACATAGCGATCAAAAGAGAGATAAAGCATCATTCCTTTTGGAG GTCATTGAATACATACAGTTTTTACAAGAGAAGGTACAAAAGTATGAATCATCTTTCCCAGGATGGAATCAGGAGAATCCCAAATTAATGCCTTGG GTAAAAGTTTATTTCAGATCATTCTGGAAAAATGCAGAG GTTAACCAAATCCCTATAGATGGTTTACCTGATCCGTCGCAAGTTATTAGGAGTGGTTCTACTCATGCATTCTCAGGACATTTCGATGAAGGAGATATCCCTGTTACACCAACTTTGATCCCAAATGCACAGAACCAAATAGAATCAGACGCAACTGGTGGTGTACAGTACATGATTGATAGTGCTACAGGTTGTGTTC CTAACATGCCAGCTCAGGCTCAGTCACTTTGGTTAGGGTCATCCAGCCCTGCTGATTGTGCTGCCAGTAATGAGATGTTGAATGACCAAGACGACATGATAATTGATGAAGGCACAATTAATGCGTCTTCTAACTACTCTCAAAG CCTTCTGACGACTCTCTCTCAAGCATTACAAAGCTCCGGTATGGATCTATCACAAGTCAGTATCTCCGTTCAGATTAATCTTGGAAAGCGTTCATCCAACAAGCGATCTGATACGGCTGCTACATTGTCCAATTCCAAG GGTCCTGATGAGACTGCGCTAACTAAACAAGCAGTCGCTGCTGCACCCTCCGTTGCCAGAAACATCAGTGAGGAATCTTCACGAGCATCCAAGAGACTCAAAGCAGCACGCAACAGTTAG
- the LOC121988411 gene encoding transcription factor BIM2-like isoform X9, with amino-acid sequence MEASASRSSKGFDDEDEESSEFGRREGSSHRVDLTIKVDGKGSGTDDLPTSPRSKHSAMEQRRRNKINDRFQILCELIPHSDQKRDKASFLLEFLQEKVQKYESSFPGWNQENPKLMPWVKVYFRSFWKNAEVNQIPIDGLPDPSQVIRSGSTHAFSGHFDEGDIPVTPTLIPNAQNQIESDATGGVQYMIDSATGCVPNMPAQAQSLWLGSSSPADCAASNEMLNDQDDMIIDEGTINASSNYSQSLLTTLSQALQSSGMDLSQVSISVQINLGKRSSNKRSDTAATLSNSKGPDETALTKQAVAAAPSVARNISEESSRASKRLKAARNS; translated from the exons ATGGAGGCTTCTGCTTCTAGATCCAGCAAAGGATTCGATGATGAGGACGAGGAGTCGTCGGAATTTGGCAGGAGGGAAGGCTCCTCGCATAGAG TAGATTTGACCATCAAAGTAGATGGGAAGGGAAGTGGCACCGATGACCTTCCCACTTCGCCAAGGTCAAAGCATTCTGCGATGGAACAGCGGAGAAGAAACAAAATTAATGACAG ATTTCAGATACTTTGTGAACTCATACCACATAGCGATCAAAAGAGAGATAAAGCATCATTCCTTTTGGAG TTTTTACAAGAGAAGGTACAAAAGTATGAATCATCTTTCCCAGGATGGAATCAGGAGAATCCCAAATTAATGCCTTGG GTAAAAGTTTATTTCAGATCATTCTGGAAAAATGCAGAG GTTAACCAAATCCCTATAGATGGTTTACCTGATCCGTCGCAAGTTATTAGGAGTGGTTCTACTCATGCATTCTCAGGACATTTCGATGAAGGAGATATCCCTGTTACACCAACTTTGATCCCAAATGCACAGAACCAAATAGAATCAGACGCAACTGGTGGTGTACAGTACATGATTGATAGTGCTACAGGTTGTGTTC CTAACATGCCAGCTCAGGCTCAGTCACTTTGGTTAGGGTCATCCAGCCCTGCTGATTGTGCTGCCAGTAATGAGATGTTGAATGACCAAGACGACATGATAATTGATGAAGGCACAATTAATGCGTCTTCTAACTACTCTCAAAG CCTTCTGACGACTCTCTCTCAAGCATTACAAAGCTCCGGTATGGATCTATCACAAGTCAGTATCTCCGTTCAGATTAATCTTGGAAAGCGTTCATCCAACAAGCGATCTGATACGGCTGCTACATTGTCCAATTCCAAG GGTCCTGATGAGACTGCGCTAACTAAACAAGCAGTCGCTGCTGCACCCTCCGTTGCCAGAAACATCAGTGAGGAATCTTCACGAGCATCCAAGAGACTCAAAGCAGCACGCAACAGTTAG